Proteins from a single region of Primulina tabacum isolate GXHZ01 chromosome 5, ASM2559414v2, whole genome shotgun sequence:
- the LOC142544429 gene encoding LOW QUALITY PROTEIN: uncharacterized protein LOC142544429 (The sequence of the model RefSeq protein was modified relative to this genomic sequence to represent the inferred CDS: inserted 2 bases in 2 codons), with the protein MLLTTNACWKSSCVLLLILLVCCISELSSSAILLNDTDLLNDLRNSLVDKQEILPSWFDPETFPCKWAGIKCDGLVSHIELPCKNKSPHNLPLPRKIGEFRSLKYLNLSGCAFTGEIYQEFWDLENLEVLDLSDNRLTGVLPPSIAKLKYLKQLVLDDNCFSGTLPSTIGLLTELKELSLHSNSFSGNLPKELGNLQQMESLDISNNVFSGSLPLSLANLTRLLYFSARQNKFSGSLFAEIGKLQMLRILDFAWNFLTGTIPSSIGNLTNLEVLDLQNCRFKGNVPEEISMLSRLSYLNLAQNTFDGELPASIGRLINLVYLIAPNSGLHGTIPSGLGNCKNLKIINLSFNSFSGHLPADLVGLESISSLLLDSNHLSGPVPEWISEWRKAESIVLSQNLFTGNLPLLSLPSLTLLDVSANKLFGKISSDICSARSLATLSLSRNKFSGSIGDAFSACYSLTDLILSDNEISGEIPAYLGNLXLIILELSKNKLHGRIPDQLWESKTLMEISLSDNLLEGTISSAVSNVLTLERLQLDSNLFEGNIPSSIGKLKNLTNLSLHGNKLTGSVPSEVFKCSNLVSLDLGANGLTGEIPKSISELKLLDNLVLSDNHFSGFIPEEICSGFQRVSLPDSEFVQHYGMLDLSRNDLEGPIPESIRNCVVITELLFQGNKLNGSIPDGLASLVNLTLLDLSSNNLSGFLDSQFFSMKNLQGVVLSHNNIRGSIPDNIGLTMPNLAKLDLSNNVLTGPLPASLFRIKTLSYLDVSSNYLSGSISFNLGSISSLLVVNASNNKFSGFLDDSISNLTSLSVLDLHNNTFTGKLPVSLATLVALTYLDISENKFQYDFPCKICDIEGLAFANFSSNSFSTGYPASCAEAKSCFLGLPMLPSRKIYSSTSIGRRSSLLAVAIGAIIFLILLCGLLRWKMLKKDSTVVGGSNGKPESASNEGLLEKKIKEPLSINVATFEYSLLRLKAADILSATENFSKSYIIGDGGFGTVYKARLPDGRTIAVKRLNGGHLHGEREFLAEMETIGKVKHDNLLSLLGYCVFADERFLIYEYMENGSLDFWLRNQAAAFEGLNWATRIKIALGSAKGLAFLHHGFVPHIIHRDVKSSNILLDKNFEPRVSDFGLARIISACESHVSTILAGTFGYIPPEYGQKMVATTKGDVYSFGVVMLELVTGRAPIGQADVEGGNLVGWARWMIKNGRECEILDPFLSRFASLKDQMLRVLDIARSCTCDEPWMRPTMMEVVKLLKKAKMEDEDLAKSDNEISGEIPAYFGKLGLIILELSKNKLHGRIPDQLWESKTLMEISLSDNLLEGTISSAVSNVLTLERLQLDSNLFEGNIPSSIGKLKNLTNLSLHGNKLTGSVPSEVFKCSNLVSLDLGANGLTGEIPKSISELKLLDNLVLSDNHFSGFIPEEICSGFQRVSLPDSEFVQHYGMLDLSRNDLEGPIPESIRNCVVITELLFQGNKLNGSIPDGLASLVNLTLLDLSSNNLSGFLDSQFFSMKNLQGVVLSHNNIRGSIPDNIGLTMPNLAKLDLSNNVLTGPLPASLFRIKTLSYLDVSSNYLSGSISFNLGSISSLLVVNASNNKFSGFLDDSISNLTSLSVLDLHNNTFTGKLPVSLATLVALTYLDISENKFQYDFPCKICDIEGLAFANFSSNSFSTGYPASCAEAKSCFLGLPMLPSRKIYSSTSIGRRSSLLAVAIGAIIFLILLCGLLRWKMLKKDSTVVGGSNGKPESASNEGLLEKKIKEPLSINVATFEYSLLRLKAADILSATENFSKSYIIGDGGFGTVYKARLPDGRTIAVKRLNGGHLHGEREFLAEMETIGKVKHDNLLSLLGYCVFADERFLIYEYMENGSLDFWLRNQAAAFEGLNWATRIKIALGSAKGLAFLHHGFVPHIIHRDVKSSNILLDKNFEPRVSDFGLARIISACESHVSTILAGTFGYIPPEYGQKMVATTKGDVYSFGVVMLELVTGRAPIGQADVEGGNLVGWARWMIXNGRECEILDPFLSRFASLKDQMLRVLDIARSCTCDEPWMRPTMMEVVKLLKKAKMED; encoded by the exons ATGCTCCTAACTACAAATGCTTGTTGGAAATCTTCTTGCGTTCTTCTCCTCATTTTGCTCGTCTGCTGCATTTCGGAACTGTCTTCAAGTGCCATTTTACTCAATGATACTGACTTATTGAATGATCTAAGAAACTCCCTCGTTGATAAACAAGAGATTCTCCCGAGTTGGTTTGATCCGGAGACTTTTCCGTGCAAATGGGCCGGAATAAAGTGTGATGGTTTAGTAAGCCATATAGAATTGCCATGTAAAAATAAATCACCTCATAACCTTCCATTGCCTAGGAAAATTGGTGAGTTTCGATCTCTCAAATATCTTAACCTCAGCGGCTGTGCTTTCACTGGTGAAATTTATCAAGAATTTTGGGACTTGGAGAATTTAGAGGTTCTTGATCTGAGTGACAATAGATTAACTGGAGTACTGCCTCCAAGCATCGCTAAACTGAAATATCTGAAGCAACTTGTTCTTGATGACAATTGTTTTTCGGGAACTTTACCATCTACAATTGGTCTACTCACTGAGCTTAAGGAACTATCTCTGCATTCAAATTCTTTTTCGGGAAATCTCCCAAAAGAACTTGGTAACCTTCAGCAAATGGAGTCTCTTGATATCAGCAACAACGTTTTCTCTGGGAGTCTTCCATTGAGTTTAGCTAATCTTACAAGGCTTTTGTACTTCAGTGCTCGACAGAACAAATTTTCGGGTAGTTTGTTTGCAGAAATTGGGAAACTACAGATGCTTCGAATTCTTGATTTTGCATGGAATTTTCTTACTGGGACCATACCATCTTCGATTGGCAATCTGACAAATCTTGAAGTACTTGATCTTCAGAATTGCAGGTTCAAAGGAAatgttcctgaagaaatttCAATGCTGAGTCGCTTGAGTTACTTGAATCTAGCCCAGAATACTTTTGATGGAGAATTGCCTGCAAGTATTGGGAGGCTGATCAATCTAGTTTATCTCATTGCTCCAAACTCGGGGTTGCATGGAACCATACCTTCTGGTTTGGGAAACTGCAAGAATTTAAAGATAATAAATCTGTCTTTTAATTCATTTTCTGGTCACTTACCCGCTGATCTTGTAGGACTAGAGTCCATCAGTTCACTTCTCCTTGACTCAAACCATTTGTCAGGTCCAGTGCCCGAGTGGATTTCCGAGTGGAGAAAAGCCGAGTCTATTGTGCTCTCACAGAACCTTTTTACTGGGAATTTACCACTACTTAGTCTTCCTTCACTGACCCTTTTAGATGTAAGTGCCAACAAGCTATTTGGTAAAATATCTTCAGATATATGCAGTGCTCGGTCGCTGGCAACTCTTTCACTATCCAGAAACAAATTCTCTGGTAGTATAGGTGATGCTTTCAGTGCCTGTTATAGCCTCACAGATTTGATATTGTCTGACAATGAAATCTCGGGTGAAATACCAGCCTATTTGGGAAACT GACTGATAATTTTGGAACTCTCAAAAAACAAATTGCACGGTAGAATTCCAGATCAACTCTGGGAGTCCAAAACACTTATGGAGATCTCATTAAGCGATAATTTACTTGAAGGGACAATATCAAGTGCAGTTTCTAACGTCCTGACGCTTGAAAGACTGCAACTTGATAGTAATTTGTTTGAAGGCAACATCCCTTCTAGCATTGGAAAGCTTAAAAACCTGACTAATTTATCTTTACATGGTAATAAGTTAACTGGAAGTGTACCATCGGAAGTATTTAAGTGTTCAAACCTCGTATCTTTGGATCTCGGTGCAAATGGGCTGACAGGTGAAATTCCAAAATCCATATCTGAACTGAAGTTGTTAGACAACTTAGTCCTCTCAGACAATCATTTCTCTGGGTTCATACCCGAGGAGATTTGCTCCGGTTTCCAGAGAGTGTCTTTACCAGACTCAGAGTTCGTTCAACATTATGGCATGCTTGATCTGTCTCGCAATGACCTTGAGGGGCCGATTCCCGAATCAATCAGGAACTGCGTCGTTATCACAGAACTACTTTTTCAGGGAAACAAGCTCAATGGGAGTATCCCTGATGGGTTGGCTTCGCTTGTTAATTTAACTTTACTTGACTTATCATCCAATAATTTATCAGGTTTCCTCGATTCTCAGTTTTTCTCAATGAAAAATCTTCAAGGTGTCGTACTTTCTCATAACAACATTCGAGGGTCGATTCCTGATAATATAGGGTTGACAATGCCAAATCTAGCCAAGCTTGATCTCTCAAATAATGTCTTAACAGGTCCATTGCCAGCTTCACTATTCCGTATTAAAACTTTGTCCTATTTGGATGTCAGTTCAAATTATTTGTCCGGCTCAATTTCGTTCAACCTTGGAAGTATCAGTTCTCTCCTGGTCGTAAATGCCAGCAACAACAAATTCTCTGGTTTCCTTGATGATTCAATCTCAAATCTAACATCTCTGTCTGTATTGGACCTTCACAACAACACATTCACAGGAAAATTGCCTGTTTCTCTTGCAACACTTGTTGCATTGACGTATCTTGACATATCAGAAAACAAGTTTCAATATGATTTTCCCTGTAAAATTTGTGACATAGAAGGCCTCGCTTTTGCAAATTTCTCCAGCAACAGTTTCTCTACGGGCTATCCAGCCTCTTGTGCTGAGGCAAAGTCATGTTTTCTTGGCCTACCTATGCTACCTTCTAGGAAAATTTATTCGTCCACTTCGATTGGGCGTCGTTCTTCATTGTTAGCTGTTGCTATTGGAGCGATAATCTTCTTGATCCTACTCTGTGGTCTTCTCAGATGGAAAATGCTGAAAAAGGACAGCACAGTTGTTGGCGGCTCCAATGGTAAGCCTGAGTCAGCTTCTAATGAGGGGCTtttagaaaagaaaataaaggaGCCCTTGAGTATTAATGTTGCCACCTTCGAGTATTCTCTGTTGCGGCTAAAAGCTGCTGATATTTTATCAGCAACTGAAAATTTTAGCAAGAGTTATATCATTGGCGATGGTGGGTTCGGGACGGTATACAAAGCAAGGCTTCCCGATGGACGAACTATAGCTGTCAAAAGGCTTAATGGAGGCCATTTACATGGGGAACGCGAATTCTTGGCCGAAATGGAGACTATTGGAAAGGTAAAACACGATAACTTACTATCATTGCTTGGTTATTGTGTGTTTGCAGATGAGAGATTCTTGATATATGAGTATATGGAAAATGGGAGCCTGGACTTTTGGCTGAGGAATCAGGCAGCTGCATTTGAAGGGCTCAACTGGGCTACTCGGATCAAGATTGCCTTGGGGTCTGCTAAGGGGCTTGCTTTTCTGCACCACGGGTTCGTTCCCCACATCATTCACAGAGATGTAAAGTCCAGTAACATATTGCTAGACAAAAACTTTGAACCTCGTGTCTCGGATTTTGGCTTGGCTCGTATAATAAGTGCTTGCGAGAGCCATGTTTCAACCATTCTAGCGGGTACATTCGGTTACATACCCCCAGAATACGGCCAGAAAATGGTGGCCACGACCAAGGGAGACGTTTACAGCTTTGGAGTGGTGATGCTCGAGCTCGTAACGGGACGAGCACCTATTGGACAAGCCGATGTTGAGGGAGGCAATCTTGTAGGATGGGCGAGATGGATGATTAAAAATGGCAGGGAATGTGAAATACTCGATCCTTTTTTGTCTCGTTTTGCATCGTTGAAGGATCAGATGTTGCGTGTTCTTGACATTGCAAGGTCATGCACATGCGACGAGCCGTGGATGCGGCCTACAATGATGGAGGTTGTTAAGCTGCTAAAAAAGGCCAAGATGGAGGAT GAAGATCTAGCCAAG TCTGACAATGAAATCTCGGGTGAAATACCAGCCTATTTTGGGAAACTTGGACTGATAATTTTGGAACTCTCAAAAAACAAATTGCACGGTAGAATTCCAGATCAACTCTGGGAGTCCAAAACACTTATGGAGATCTCATTAAGCGATAATTTACTTGAAGGGACAATATCAAGTGCAGTTTCTAACGTCCTGACGCTTGAAAGACTGCAACTTGATAGTAATTTGTTTGAAGGCAACATCCCTTCTAGCATTGGAAAGCTTAAAAACCTGACTAATTTATCTTTACATGGTAATAAGTTAACTGGAAGTGTACCATCGGAAGTATTTAAGTGTTCAAACCTCGTATCTTTGGATCTCGGTGCAAATGGGCTGACAGGTGAAATTCCAAAATCCATATCTGAACTGAAGTTGTTAGACAACTTAGTCCTCTCAGACAATCATTTCTCTGGGTTCATACCCGAGGAGATTTGCTCCGGTTTCCAGAGAGTGTCTTTACCAGACTCAGAGTTCGTTCAACATTATGGCATGCTTGATCTGTCTCGCAATGACCTTGAGGGGCCGATTCCCGAATCAATCAGGAACTGCGTCGTTATCACAGAACTACTTTTTCAGGGAAACAAGCTCAATGGGAGTATCCCTGATGGGTTGGCTTCGCTTGTTAATTTAACTTTACTTGACTTATCATCCAATAATTTATCAGGTTTCCTCGATTCTCAGTTTTTCTCAATGAAAAATCTTCAAGGTGTCGTACTTTCTCATAACAACATTCGAGGGTCGATTCCTGATAATATAGGGTTGACAATGCCAAATCTAGCCAAGCTTGATCTCTCAAATAATGTCTTAACAGGTCCATTGCCAGCTTCACTATTCCGTATTAAAACTTTGTCCTATTTGGATGTCAGTTCAAATTATTTGTCCGGCTCAATTTCGTTCAACCTTGGAAGTATCAGTTCTCTCCTGGTCGTAAATGCCAGCAACAACAAATTCTCTGGTTTCCTTGATGATTCAATCTCAAATCTAACATCTCTGTCTGTATTGGACCTTCACAACAACACATTCACAGGAAAATTGCCTGTTTCTCTTGCAACACTTGTTGCATTGACGTATCTTGACATATCAGAAAACAAGTTTCAATATGATTTTCCCTGTAAAATTTGTGACATAGAAGGCCTCGCTTTTGCAAATTTCTCCAGCAACAGTTTCTCTACGGGCTATCCAGCCTCTTGTGCTGAGGCAAAGTCATGTTTTCTTGGCCTACCTATGCTACCTTCTAGGAAAATTTATTCGTCCACTTCGATTGGGCGTCGTTCTTCATTGTTAGCTGTTGCTATTGGAGCGATAATCTTCTTGATCCTACTCTGTGGTCTTCTCAGATGGAAAATGCTGAAAAAGGACAGCACAGTTGTTGGCGGCTCCAATGGTAAGCCTGAGTCAGCTTCTAATGAGGGGCTtttagaaaagaaaataaaggaGCCCTTGAGTATTAATGTTGCCACCTTCGAGTATTCTCTGTTGCGGCTAAAAGCTGCTGATATTTTATCAGCAACTGAAAATTTTAGCAAGAGTTATATCATTGGCGATGGTGGGTTCGGGACGGTATACAAAGCAAGGCTTCCCGATGGACGAACTATAGCTGTCAAAAGGCTTAATGGAGGCCATTTACATGGGGAACGCGAATTCTTGGCCGAAATGGAGACTATTGGAAAGGTAAAACACGATAACTTACTATCATTGCTTGGTTATTGTGTGTTTGCAGATGAGAGATTCTTGATATATGAGTATATGGAAAATGGGAGCCTGGACTTTTGGCTGAGGAATCAGGCAGCTGCATTTGAAGGGCTCAACTGGGCTACTCGGATCAAGATTGCCTTGGGGTCTGCTAAGGGGCTTGCTTTTCTGCACCACGGGTTCGTTCCCCACATCATTCACAGAGATGTAAAGTCCAGTAACATATTGCTAGACAAAAACTTTGAACCTCGTGTCTCGGATTTTGGCTTGGCTCGTATAATAAGTGCTTGCGAGAGCCATGTTTCAACCATTCTAGCGGGTACATTCGGTTACATACCCCCAGAATACGGCCAGAAAATGGTGGCCACGACCAAGGGAGACGTTTACAGCTTTGGAGTGGTGATGCTCGAGCTCGTAACGGGACGAGCACCTATTGGACAAGCCGATGTTGAGGGAGGCAATCTTGTAGGATGGGCGAGATGGATGA AAAATGGCAGGGAATGTGAAATACTCGATCCTTTTTTGTCTCGTTTTGCATCGTTGAAGGATCAGATGTTGCGTGTTCTTGACATTGCAAGGTCATGCACATGCGACGAGCCGTGGATGCGGCCTACAATGATGGAGGTTGTTAAGCTGCTAAAAAAGGCCAAGATGGAGGATTGA
- the LOC142547591 gene encoding uncharacterized protein LOC142547591, which translates to MDTMRGLLYVGGYVIIEDGRVGYSIPATRTIKISRSITFSQLVNFVHRKLDIDPSKFCIKLSTKYCYSSLARYNEEHVYITDDDSLQFMFELPTLDCMYLSVDSSPVLQNVSDYDFDAVIPVITQGLGTVGLNEARPSMYHIDEQSGHTYSGIDTGPWDHHITADTEEDYARGMNTTREWDFTSRGWDHHITGPSGVDVAWGSSRTGQLDANIPAPITEHMPEQDDLFGDSSHHVMNSDDDLYATSSDGEDDHHVDNANEGTSARVLMSGATMKENIPIAPEQHLREIPQFFNEVYHEQIPDSFGIPSASRTNFYNPERPELGVKMVFNRKGELIASVKDFSVRVLRREYIVVESSPTIWKVKCKNWSEGGNCGWGLRASFKKSLGYFMITKYGGDHTCMSTQVGIDHHNIDVNMIANTLLGIVRCDPAYEIKMCAKVLKKNMVMIYRMLRHGRV; encoded by the coding sequence ATGGATACTATGAGAGGCTTACTGTATGTAGGTGGCTATGTCATTATTGAAGATGGTAGGGTTGGATATAGTATCCCCGCGACAAGGACCATTAAAATCTCTAGGTCTATTACATTTTCTCAATTGGTGAATTTTGTGCATCGGAAGCTGGATATCGACCCATCAAAATTCTGCATCAAGTTGTCAACGAAATATTGTTATAGCTCGTTGGCTCGTTACAATGAAGAGCATGTCTATATCACAGATGATGATAGTCTACAATTTATGTTTGAGTTGCCGACACTGGATTGCATGTACTTGTCTGTTGATTCATCGCCAGTGTTACAGAACGTAAGTGATTACGATTTTGATGCAGTCATACCAGTAATAACGCAAGGTTTGGGAACAGTAGGTTTGAATGAAGCGAGACCTTCTATGTATCACATCGATGAACAGTCAGGGCATACATACTCTGGGATCGACACTGGTCCTTGGGATCACCATATCACGGCTGACACTGAAGAAGACTATGCACGGGGGATGAATACAACACGAGAATGGGATTTTACTTCAAGAGGTTGGGATCATCATATCACGGGTCCATCAGGAGTTGATGTCGCATGGGGTTCTAGCAGAACAGGTCAATTGGATGCAAATATTCCCGCTCCAATTACAGAACACATGCCTGAGCAAGATGATTTATTCGGGGACAGTTCGCATCATGTCATGAATAGCGATGATGATTTGTATGCTACATCAAGTGACGGAGAAGATGATCATCATGTTGACAATGCAAATGAAGGGACATCGGCGCGTGTGTTAATGTCTGGAGCAACAATGAAAGAGAACATTCCTATTGCACCGGAGCAACATTTACGTGAAATTCCTCAATTTTTCAATGAAGTCTATCATGAACAAATTCCAGATTCATTTGGTATTCCTTCTGCATCACGAACAAACTTTTACAATCCTGAAAGGCCAGAGCTCGGTGTAAAAATGGTTTTTAATAGAAAAGGTGAGTTAATAGCTTCTGTGAAGGATTTTTCTGTTCGGGTTTTGAGACGTGAATATATCGTTGTCGAAAGTTCTCCGACAATTTGGAAGGTCAAATGCAAGAACTGGTCCGAAGGTGGCAATTGTGGGTGGGGACTTCGAGCATCGTTCAAAAAAAGTTTAGGCTACTTcatgatcacaaaatatggtGGTGATCACACATGCATGTCTACCCAAGTCGGTATAGATCACCACAACATTGACGTAAACATGATAGCCAATACACTTTTGGGAATCGTACGTTGTGATCCTGCATACGAAATCAAAATGTGCGCGAAagtattaaagaaaaatatggtTATGATATATCGTATGCTACGGCATGGCAGAGTTTGA
- the LOC142544430 gene encoding serine/threonine-protein phosphatase 7 long form homolog: MVNDESTEEEVTQYSHCVALMIIGGCMFPDSEGAAVKLMYLQFLEDIEFVNTYSWGSAVLAYLYRELCDTSMSLKVDLCGPVQILQIWVWSRIILLCPDRAQQVSILEEQGLPFPPYGARWRRGFSWTHTAQHSVRIMRDMLDRMVEGQFLWTVYDMESPEVGRILDENSIHLCRSACALINFHIVEMHRPERCLRKFGMRQGIPPPATNFDNFHRLTRQGRNNFDWATYHVDFVEMWNDRYNFVIGGDYVIPGTPAITVDYIGWYYRISQIVLSPPVVPSNIMGYHPVDANYRQFIARLAHVQYPPMWTENEFEPGPSSSNMAYTTPPVLSSLPSYDAGYYTPIVGSFTQFLQSDFRPGMNESRPTFNPSPIPFPQYSDPEGFEVGGNIADTSTSAGQTSTHGDDEQMLGRGRRVIRRPPCGIGGHRYHRN; this comes from the exons ATGGTTAATGACGAGAGCACTGAAGAGGAGGTGACACAATATTCTCATTGTGTTGCATTAATGATCATTGGTGGATGTATGTTTCCGGACTCGGAAGGTGCTGCTGTGAAACTTATGTATTTGCAGTTCCTTGAGGACATAGAATTTGTGAATACGTACAGCTGGGGTTCTGCTGTGTTGGCATATCTTTATAGAGAGTTGTGCGACACATCAATGAGTTTGAAGGTCGATTTGTGTGGCCCAGTTCAGATATTGCAG ATTTGGGTGTGGTCTAGGATTATTCTTCTTTGCCCTGATAGAGCTCAACAGGTATCTATTTTAGAAGAGCAGGGTCTACCATTCCCACCATACGGCGCACG GTGGAGACGCGGATTTTCTTGGACACACACGGCCCAGCATTCGGTCCGTATAATGAGAGATATGCTTGACAGGATGGTAGAAGGACAG TTTCTATGGACAGTTTATGATATGGAGTCTCCGGAGGTTGGCAGAATTCTGGATGAAAATAGCATTCATCTATGTCGGTCGGCATGCGCATTGATTAATTTTCATATCGTTGAGATGCATAGACCAGAGCGGTGTCTCCGAAAGTTCGGAATGCGTCAGGGTATTCCGCCACCTGCTACTAACTTCGACAATTTCCATAGGCTGACTCGACAAGGCCGGAACAACTTCGATTGGGCGACATATCACGTGGATTTTGTAGAAATGTGGAATGATAGATATAATTTTGTGATTGGTGGAGACTATGTCATACCTGGTACGCCCGCCATTACAGTGGACTATATTGGTTGGTATTATCGCATTTCACAGATAGTGCTCTCGCCGCCAGTGGTACCTTCGAACATCATGGGCTATCATCCTGTTGATGCAAACTACCGACAATTTATC GCACGCCTAGCTCATGTGCAATATCCACCGATGTGGACAGAAAATGAGTTTGAACCCGGACCATCATCTTCAAATATGGCATACACTACTCCGCCAGTGCTTTCAAGCTTGCCATCGTATGACGCTGGTTACTACACTCCAATTGTTGGTAGTTTTACACAATTTCTACAAAGTGACTTTCGACCGGGTATGAATGAGAGTCGCCCTACTTTTAACCCGTCGCCCATACCATTTCCACAATATTCTGATCCAGAAGGGTTTGAGGTTGGTGGGAACATTGCCGATACCAGTACATCTGCAGGACAAACAAGTACTCATGGAGATGATGAACAGATGTTAGGTCGTGGACGTAGAGTAATCAGGAGACCACCGTGTGGCATTGGGGGGCATCGTTACCATCGAAATTAA